The proteins below are encoded in one region of Neodiprion virginianus isolate iyNeoVirg1 chromosome 7, iyNeoVirg1.1, whole genome shotgun sequence:
- the LOC124309113 gene encoding esterase E4-like, giving the protein MNNPVVEVKQGLLRGATVESVIGGSYIAFKGIPYAAPPVGNLRFRDPQPAHSWKGIRDALEEGSKCAQFSLFTMSIIGDDDCLYLNVATPSLAGSRPVMVWIHGGGYFFGDGGSDVYGPDYLMKADVVHVGINYRLGVLGFLQLEHEAASGNMGLKDQIAALKWLKENIVKFGGDPNNITLFGQSAGSASAHYLLLSPLAKGLFHKAIMQSGALLAHWAHISEPLKMAHRYIAAFGKDITDPNEIVEYLRTVPVRKLIEIQEKMSTPEEKMNVLTPFRPTVDTNSAEPLIPKPLEELVQQGFDVPIIIGYTTHEGVIFLTSGSEEVYNAVENNFEAAVLRVLTDRAPSRVTEITKEIQTFYYKGKPITRDLATNYAHFAGDLHFVKELHKVVDIQREKNSPTYLYRFSYDSPDSVTKLIYGVIREGVLHGQENQYLFFPKNYREHVKMKPGCPDQIFSDKLIRLWTNFARTGNPTPVVDDLITTKWKPVTRTAKNFLEINETLSNSMNPDEEMWEMWKRIEAMIGGQ; this is encoded by the exons ATGAACAATCCTGTGGTTGAAGTCAAGCAAGGACTGCTCCGTGGTGCTACGGTAGAAAGTGTCATTGGCGGTTCTTATATCGCTTTCAAAGGTATCCCATACGCGGCTCCTCCAGTTGGGAATTTAAGATTCAGG GATCCTCAACCAGCGCATTCGTGGAAAGGTATACGAGATGCCTTGGAAGAAGGATCCAAATGCGCCCAATTCAGTCTGTTCACCATGTCGATAATCGGCGATGATGATTGCCTTTATCTCAACGTAGCCACACCTTCATTAGCAGGGTCGCGACCAGTCATGGTTTGGATCCATGGAGGAGGCTACTTCTTCGGTGATGGAGGTTCTGATGTCTACGGTCCAGATTATCTGATGAAGGCGGACGTTGTCCACGTTGGCATTAACTACAGACTCGGTGTTTTAG GATTCCTTCAACTTGAGCACGAAGCTGCATCGGGTAACATGGGACTCAAGGATCAAATTGCCGCCCTGAAGTGGCTCAAGGAAAATATCGTAAAGTTCGGAGGCGATCCAAACAACATCACACTGTTCGGACAAAGTGCTGGTAGTGCTTCTGCTCATTACCTGCTACTGTCTCCACTTGCTAAAG GTCTTTTTCACAAAGCCATCATGCAGAGTGGAGCTCTATTGGCTCACTGGGCACACATTTCGGAGCCGTTAAAAATGGCGCATCGCTACATCGCTGCCTTTGGCAAAGATATAACCGACCCGAATGAGATCGTTGAATATCTTCGTACTGTTCCAGTTCGCAAGCTTATTGAGATTCAGGAAAAAATGTCAACTCCAGAG gaaaaaatgaatgtcTTAACTCCATTTAGACCCACTGTTGACACTAATAGTGCGGAGCCACTGATACCCAAGCCTCTTGAAGAACTTGTTCAACAAGGTTTTGATGTCCCAATCATCATTGGTTACACCACTCACGAGggggtaatttttttgacgA GTGGATCGGAAGAGGTATATAATGcagttgaaaacaattttgaagcCGCAGTGCTTCGAGTTCTTACCGACAGGGCGCCATCCAGGGTAACAGAGATCACTAAGGAGATTCAAACGTTTTATTACAAAGGAAAGCCCATAACCAGAGATCTCGCTACCAATTATGCTCACTTCGCTGGTGATCTGCATTTCGTTAAGGAGCTCCATAAAGTGGTTGATATTCAGCGTGAAAAAAACTCCCCAACGTATTTGTACAGGTTTTCGTACGATAGTCCTGATTCAGTGACAAAGCTTATTTACGGAGTGATTAGAGAAG GCGTCCTTCACGGCCAAGAGAATCAGTATCTTTTCTTCCCGAAGAATTATCGCGAGCATGTCAAAATGAAGCCAGGGTGTCCAGACCAGATCTTTAGTGATAAATTGATCAGGTTATGGACGAATTTTGCGAGAACTGG tAATCCAACCCCAGTAGTTGATGATCTGATTACTACAAAGTGGAAACCGGTGACGAGAACAGCCAAGAACTTCTTAGAAATCAATGAAACGCTCTCCAATAGCATGAACCCAGATGAGGAAATGTGGGAAATGTGGAAACGTATTGAAGCCATGATAGGTGGTCAGTAG
- the LOC124309114 gene encoding esterase FE4-like isoform X1, translating into MGEPVVTVKQGHLRGLETESVAGGSYLSFKGIPYAAPPVGELRFRDPQPAATWTGVREAFIEGSKCVQLDMFTKTILGDDDCLYLNVATKSLTGSRPVMVWIHAGAFVLGDGGFGMYSPDYLMDSGIVYVSINFRVGVLGFLNLDHEVAPGNIGLKDQVAALKWVKENIAQFGGDPNNVTVFGGSSGGVSVHYLLLSPLAKGLFHKGIIQSGVVLNPWASVTKTVDTARRFVSTLGRDINDPDEIVKFLRTIPAHRLIEVQENMLTPEERINLIYPFGPGVDAKSVEPFMPRPLEETAAEGFDVPVIIGYNSHEGILFLIGLQDEAYAKLDENFEIAVPRSLAAKAPSKVPEMAKEIRTFYFGDKRITKDLVDEYVQCCGDLHIVAGIQKVVEIQMGKKSPTYFYRFSYSSPTSLAKTLFQVQMKGAMHAEELQYIFFASQFRYYIKMEPGSTEVMLRDRFVRMWTDFAKTGNPTPVIDDLITKKWEPITERTKNYLEIDTEFSTGINPNKDMWQTWKRIEAIASD; encoded by the exons ATGGGCGAACCAGTTGTGACCGTGAAGCAGGGCCACCTTCGAGGCCTCGAGACCGAGAGTGTCGCCGGAGGATCCTACCTCTCCTTTAAAGGCATTCCCTACGCCGCGCCGCCGGTCGGCGAACTCAGATTCAGG GATCCACAACCAGCGGCGACATGGACGGGAGTGCGAGAAGCCTTCATAGAAGGGTCAAAGTGCGTTCAATTGGACATGTTTACCAAGACGATACTTGGAGATGACGATTGTCTCTATCTGAATGTCGCCACGAAGTCTTTGACAGGATCACGGCCAGTTATGGTTTGGATTCACGCGGGAGCGTTCGTCCTTGGTGACGGAGGATTTGGGATGTATAGCCCCGATTACTTGATGGACTCGGGAATCGTTTACGTGAGCATCAATTTCAGAGTTGGCGTACTAG GATTCCTGAACCTCGACCACGAGGTGGCGCCTGGAAATATAGGTCTGAAAGATCAGGTGGCAGCTTTAAAATGGGTAAAGGAAAATATCGCCCAATTTGGAGGCGACCCGAATAACGTGACGGTATTTGGAGGCAGTTCCGGTGGTGTCTCCGTGCACTACCTGCTTCTGTCACCACTGGCTAAAG GTCTTTTCCACAAAGGCATCATCCAAAGCGGGGTGGTGCTCAACCCATGGGCGAGCGTAACGAAGACTGTGGATACGGCGCGTCGTTTCGTCTCTACACTTGGAAGGGATATTAACGACCCCGATGAGATTGTCAAATTCCTTCGCACTATTCCAGCTCATCGGCTAATCGAAGTTCAGGAGAATATGCTCACTCCAGAG GAAAGAATTAACCTTATATATCCATTTGGACCTGGCGTAGATGCCAAGAGCGTCGAACCATTCATGCCAAGGCCCCTTGAGGAAACTGCTGCCGAGGGCTTTGATGTGCCAGTCATAATTGGATACAACAGTCACGAAGGAATCCTCTTCTTAATCG GACTTCAGGATGAGGCGTACGCAAAACTCgatgaaaactttgaaatagCAGTGCCCAGAAGCTTGGCGGCAAAGGCTCCGTCCAAGGTACCGGAAATGGCGAAAGAAATAAGAACGTTCTATTTTGGAGACAAGCGTATAACGAAGGATCTCGTCGATGAATACGTCCAATGCTGCGGCGACTTACACATTGTTGCAGGCATTCAGAAGGTAGTCGAGATTCAGATGGGGAAGAAGTCGCCGACGTACTTTTATAGGTTTTCCTACAGTAGCCCAACATCATTAGCCAAGACCTTATTCCAAGTTCAAATGAAAG GTGCCATGCATGCTGAAGAACttcagtatatatttttcgcCTCTCAGTTCCGCTATTACATAAAAATGGAGCCTGGCTCGACTGAAGTCATGCTTCGTGATCGATTCGTCAGAATGTGGACAGACTTCGCCAAAACAGG AAATCCTACGCCGGTAATCGATGATCTAATTACCAAGAAGTGGGAACCGATTACTGAAAGAACCAAGAACTATTTGGAAATAGATACAGAGTTTTCAACTGGAATAAATCCCAATAAAGACATGTGGCAGACATGGAAACGCATCGAAGCCATCGCGTCTGATTAG
- the LOC124309114 gene encoding esterase FE4-like isoform X2, giving the protein MFTKTILGDDDCLYLNVATKSLTGSRPVMVWIHAGAFVLGDGGFGMYSPDYLMDSGIVYVSINFRVGVLGFLNLDHEVAPGNIGLKDQVAALKWVKENIAQFGGDPNNVTVFGGSSGGVSVHYLLLSPLAKGLFHKGIIQSGVVLNPWASVTKTVDTARRFVSTLGRDINDPDEIVKFLRTIPAHRLIEVQENMLTPEERINLIYPFGPGVDAKSVEPFMPRPLEETAAEGFDVPVIIGYNSHEGILFLIGLQDEAYAKLDENFEIAVPRSLAAKAPSKVPEMAKEIRTFYFGDKRITKDLVDEYVQCCGDLHIVAGIQKVVEIQMGKKSPTYFYRFSYSSPTSLAKTLFQVQMKGAMHAEELQYIFFASQFRYYIKMEPGSTEVMLRDRFVRMWTDFAKTGNPTPVIDDLITKKWEPITERTKNYLEIDTEFSTGINPNKDMWQTWKRIEAIASD; this is encoded by the exons ATGTTTACCAAGACGATACTTGGAGATGACGATTGTCTCTATCTGAATGTCGCCACGAAGTCTTTGACAGGATCACGGCCAGTTATGGTTTGGATTCACGCGGGAGCGTTCGTCCTTGGTGACGGAGGATTTGGGATGTATAGCCCCGATTACTTGATGGACTCGGGAATCGTTTACGTGAGCATCAATTTCAGAGTTGGCGTACTAG GATTCCTGAACCTCGACCACGAGGTGGCGCCTGGAAATATAGGTCTGAAAGATCAGGTGGCAGCTTTAAAATGGGTAAAGGAAAATATCGCCCAATTTGGAGGCGACCCGAATAACGTGACGGTATTTGGAGGCAGTTCCGGTGGTGTCTCCGTGCACTACCTGCTTCTGTCACCACTGGCTAAAG GTCTTTTCCACAAAGGCATCATCCAAAGCGGGGTGGTGCTCAACCCATGGGCGAGCGTAACGAAGACTGTGGATACGGCGCGTCGTTTCGTCTCTACACTTGGAAGGGATATTAACGACCCCGATGAGATTGTCAAATTCCTTCGCACTATTCCAGCTCATCGGCTAATCGAAGTTCAGGAGAATATGCTCACTCCAGAG GAAAGAATTAACCTTATATATCCATTTGGACCTGGCGTAGATGCCAAGAGCGTCGAACCATTCATGCCAAGGCCCCTTGAGGAAACTGCTGCCGAGGGCTTTGATGTGCCAGTCATAATTGGATACAACAGTCACGAAGGAATCCTCTTCTTAATCG GACTTCAGGATGAGGCGTACGCAAAACTCgatgaaaactttgaaatagCAGTGCCCAGAAGCTTGGCGGCAAAGGCTCCGTCCAAGGTACCGGAAATGGCGAAAGAAATAAGAACGTTCTATTTTGGAGACAAGCGTATAACGAAGGATCTCGTCGATGAATACGTCCAATGCTGCGGCGACTTACACATTGTTGCAGGCATTCAGAAGGTAGTCGAGATTCAGATGGGGAAGAAGTCGCCGACGTACTTTTATAGGTTTTCCTACAGTAGCCCAACATCATTAGCCAAGACCTTATTCCAAGTTCAAATGAAAG GTGCCATGCATGCTGAAGAACttcagtatatatttttcgcCTCTCAGTTCCGCTATTACATAAAAATGGAGCCTGGCTCGACTGAAGTCATGCTTCGTGATCGATTCGTCAGAATGTGGACAGACTTCGCCAAAACAGG AAATCCTACGCCGGTAATCGATGATCTAATTACCAAGAAGTGGGAACCGATTACTGAAAGAACCAAGAACTATTTGGAAATAGATACAGAGTTTTCAACTGGAATAAATCCCAATAAAGACATGTGGCAGACATGGAAACGCATCGAAGCCATCGCGTCTGATTAG
- the LOC124309117 gene encoding integrin-linked protein kinase: MEDIFHWCREGNAMQVRVWLDDTEHDMNQGDDHGFSPLHWCSKEGHSKLAELLVMRGARINATNRGDDTPLHLASAHGHKDIVQLLLRNRADVNVTNEHGNTALHYACFWGDQAVAEELVAAGALVSIANKDGDTPLDKARGPLAKRLHDLAVEYGQDLKKIHFKDQSWLGLKTRSRDATLSRHKGINMADLSLHTHLASSPSGETWRGRWQNNDIVAKILNLRECTSRISRDFNEEFPKLRIFSHPNILPVLGCVNQPPQLATVSQYMARGSLHRLLHGGTGVVVDTARALRLALDVVRAMAFLHGLERQSRCRFHLNSKHVMIDEDLTARVNMADSKFSFQEVGRIYEPAWMSPEALNKKPSDINLEASDMWSFAVLLWELATREVPFADLSPMECGMKIAMEDLRVSIPPGISPHLAKLIRICMNEDPGKRPSFDMVVPILDKMKR, encoded by the exons ATGGAGGATATATTTCACTGGTGCCGTGAAGGAAACGCGATGCAAGTTCGCGTCTGGCTCGATGACACCGAACATGACATGAACCAAGG gGATGATCACGGCTTCAGCCCGCTGCATTGGTGCAGCAAGGAAGGCCATTCAAAGTTGGCTGAATTGCTCGTGATGCGAGGTGCTCGCATCAATGCAACGAATAGAGGAGACGACACGCCGCTCCACCTTGCTTCAGCACACGGGCATAAGGACATTGTTCAGTTG CTGCTGAGAAATCGTGCCGATGTCAATGTGACCAACGAACACGGAAACACCGCTTTGCATTATGCTTGCTTCTGGGGTGATCAGGCGGTGGCGGAGGAATTGGTAGCCGCTGGAGCTTTGGTTTCCATCGCCAACAAAGACGGTGATACTCCGCTGGACAAGGCTAGAGGACCTCTGGCAAAAAGATTGCATG ATCTCGCCGTTGAATACGGACAAGACTTGAAAAAGATTCATTTCAAGGATCAAAGTTGGCTTGGATTGAAAACCAGGAGCA GGGATGCAACTTTGTCAAGACACAAAGGAATCAATATGGCGGATTTATCGCTGCATACTCACTTGGCGAGTAGTCCGAGCGGTGAAACCTGGAGAGGACGGTGGCAGAACAACGATATCGTGGCAAAAATACTAAACCTCAGAGAATGCACCTCTAGAATATCAAGGGACTTCAATGAGGAATTTCCCAaacttcgaattttttctcatcccaACATTCTCCCAGTTCTTGGCTGCGTTAACCAGCCTCCACAACTCGCGACCGTCTCTCAATACATGGCCAGAGGCAGTTTACATCGACTTTTACATGGAGGAACTGGCGTCGTTGTCGATACAGCTAGGGCGCTCAGATTAGCATTGGACGTTGTGCGGGCCATGGCTTTTCTGCACGGGCTTGAAAGGCAGAGCAGATGTAGATTTCATCTTAACAGTAAACATGTCATG ATAGACGAGGATCTCACTGCAAGAGTAAACATGGCTGATTCTAAGTTTTCATTCCAAGAAGTTGGAAGAATTTACGAGCCCGCTTGGATGTCTCCGGAAGCATTGAACAAAAAACCGTCTGACATTAATCTCGAGGCCAGCGATATGTGGAGCTTTGCAGTCCTGCTCTGGGAATTGGCAACCAGAGAAGTACCGTTCGCTGATCTTTCCCCCATGGAATGCGGCATGAAG ATCGCTATGGAAGACCTGCGCGTCAGTATTCCACCAGGGATTTCTCCTCATCTTGCGAAGCTGATTCGCATATGCATGAACGAAGATCCTGGTAAACGTCCCTCGTTTGATATGGTCGTGCCTATTCTTGATAAGATGAAACGCTGA
- the LOC124309119 gene encoding SOSS complex subunit C homolog isoform X2, which yields MAFSQPNSRELEYRKILEEIQLKKQLLLKQGVTPTLGTSLTPLDVSPATPAANENPATTVDGIALSASQSAALQNAHEASTGFFVAQDSAFGNLILPVFPRFEIQ from the exons ATGGCTTTTTCGCAACCAAATTCTAGAG AGCTAGAATACAGAAAAATACTGGAAGAAATACAGTTGAAGAAGCAGCTACTTTTGAAGCAGGGCGTTACGCCTACTCTTGGAACTTCTTTGACTCCGCTTGACGTATCACCCGCTACTCCTGCTGCGAATGAG AATCCTGCGACAACGGTGGATGGTATAGCATTGAGTGCTTCTCAAAGTGCAGCCCTTCAGAACGCACATGAAGCCTCTACTGGGTTCTTCGTTGCCCAGGACTCGGCCTTTGGTAACTTGATCCTGCCAGTATTCCCGCGGTTTGAGATCCAGTGA
- the LOC124309119 gene encoding SOSS complex subunit C homolog isoform X1 has protein sequence MAFSQPNSRELEYRKILEEIQLKKQLLLKQGVTPTLGTSLTPLDVSPATPAANEQNPATTVDGIALSASQSAALQNAHEASTGFFVAQDSAFGNLILPVFPRFEIQ, from the exons ATGGCTTTTTCGCAACCAAATTCTAGAG AGCTAGAATACAGAAAAATACTGGAAGAAATACAGTTGAAGAAGCAGCTACTTTTGAAGCAGGGCGTTACGCCTACTCTTGGAACTTCTTTGACTCCGCTTGACGTATCACCCGCTACTCCTGCTGCGAATGAG CAGAATCCTGCGACAACGGTGGATGGTATAGCATTGAGTGCTTCTCAAAGTGCAGCCCTTCAGAACGCACATGAAGCCTCTACTGGGTTCTTCGTTGCCCAGGACTCGGCCTTTGGTAACTTGATCCTGCCAGTATTCCCGCGGTTTGAGATCCAGTGA